The following proteins are co-located in the Manihot esculenta cultivar AM560-2 chromosome 7, M.esculenta_v8, whole genome shotgun sequence genome:
- the LOC110618560 gene encoding MADS-box protein JOINTLESS isoform X1 gives MSFDCLSLVGSLTHFCLMISSSRVSFKEMTRQKIQIKKIDNNTARQVTFSKRRRGLFKKAYELSTLCDVEIALMVFSATGKLFEYASSSMNQVIERRNLHPKNVGKLDQTSLELQLKNGNIAALSKEIEERIRQLRQMRGEELHGLNIEELQQLENLLERSLKRVSETKGEILANEINALKSEGAQLKEENERLKKQMMKERGGTMHLFEAGGQSSDSMITNTSSSVDPAQDFEDSYTLLRLGLPFSD, from the exons ATGAGCTTTGATTGCTTGTCACTGGTAGGTTCTCTCACCCACTTTTGCCTCATGATTTCTTCATCTAGGGTTTCTTTCAAG GAAATGACTAGGCAGAAAATCCAGATCAAGAAGATTGATAACAACACAGCAAGGCAAGTAACTttctcaaaaagaagaagagggcTTTTCAAGAAAGCTTATGAGCTCTCTACTCTTTGTGATGTTGAGATTGCTCTCATGGTCTTTTCTGCAACTGGGAAGCTCTTTGAGTATGCTAGTTCAAG TATGAATCAAGTGATTGAAAGAAGAAATTTGCATCCGAAGAACGTTGGCAAGTTGGACCAAACTTCACTTGAGCTGCAG CTTAAAAATGGAAATATTGCTGCATTGAGCAAGGAAATAGAAGAGAGGATCCGTCAACTGAG GCAGATGAGGGGAGAAGAGCTCCATGGATTGAACATTGAAGAACTTCAACAGTTAGAGAATTTACTTGAAAGAAGCTTGAAACGAGTCTCGGAAACAAAG GGTGAAATACTTGCAAATGAAATCAATGCTCTCAAAAGCGAG GGAGCTCAATTGAAGGAAGAGAACGAGCGACTAAAGAAGCAA ATGATGAAAGAAAGAGGAGGGACGATGCATTTGTTTGAAGCAGGAGGACAGTCGTCAGATTCTATGATAACCAATACCAGTAGCTCAGTTGATCCTGCTCAAGACTTTGAAGATTCCTACACTTTACTCAGATTGGG GTTACCATTCTCAGATTGA
- the LOC110618560 gene encoding MADS-box protein JOINTLESS isoform X3: MTRQKIQIKKIDNNTARQVTFSKRRRGLFKKAYELSTLCDVEIALMVFSATGKLFEYASSSMNQVIERRNLHPKNVGKLDQTSLELQLKNGNIAALSKEIEERIRQLRQMRGEELHGLNIEELQQLENLLERSLKRVSETKGEILANEINALKSEGAQLKEENERLKKQMMKERGGTMHLFEAGGQSSDSMITNTSSSVDPAQDFEDSYTLLRLGLPFSD; encoded by the exons ATGACTAGGCAGAAAATCCAGATCAAGAAGATTGATAACAACACAGCAAGGCAAGTAACTttctcaaaaagaagaagagggcTTTTCAAGAAAGCTTATGAGCTCTCTACTCTTTGTGATGTTGAGATTGCTCTCATGGTCTTTTCTGCAACTGGGAAGCTCTTTGAGTATGCTAGTTCAAG TATGAATCAAGTGATTGAAAGAAGAAATTTGCATCCGAAGAACGTTGGCAAGTTGGACCAAACTTCACTTGAGCTGCAG CTTAAAAATGGAAATATTGCTGCATTGAGCAAGGAAATAGAAGAGAGGATCCGTCAACTGAG GCAGATGAGGGGAGAAGAGCTCCATGGATTGAACATTGAAGAACTTCAACAGTTAGAGAATTTACTTGAAAGAAGCTTGAAACGAGTCTCGGAAACAAAG GGTGAAATACTTGCAAATGAAATCAATGCTCTCAAAAGCGAG GGAGCTCAATTGAAGGAAGAGAACGAGCGACTAAAGAAGCAA ATGATGAAAGAAAGAGGAGGGACGATGCATTTGTTTGAAGCAGGAGGACAGTCGTCAGATTCTATGATAACCAATACCAGTAGCTCAGTTGATCCTGCTCAAGACTTTGAAGATTCCTACACTTTACTCAGATTGGG GTTACCATTCTCAGATTGA
- the LOC110618560 gene encoding MADS-box protein JOINTLESS isoform X2, which yields MSFDCLSLEMTRQKIQIKKIDNNTARQVTFSKRRRGLFKKAYELSTLCDVEIALMVFSATGKLFEYASSSMNQVIERRNLHPKNVGKLDQTSLELQLKNGNIAALSKEIEERIRQLRQMRGEELHGLNIEELQQLENLLERSLKRVSETKGEILANEINALKSEGAQLKEENERLKKQMMKERGGTMHLFEAGGQSSDSMITNTSSSVDPAQDFEDSYTLLRLGLPFSD from the exons ATGAGCTTTGATTGCTTGTCACTG GAAATGACTAGGCAGAAAATCCAGATCAAGAAGATTGATAACAACACAGCAAGGCAAGTAACTttctcaaaaagaagaagagggcTTTTCAAGAAAGCTTATGAGCTCTCTACTCTTTGTGATGTTGAGATTGCTCTCATGGTCTTTTCTGCAACTGGGAAGCTCTTTGAGTATGCTAGTTCAAG TATGAATCAAGTGATTGAAAGAAGAAATTTGCATCCGAAGAACGTTGGCAAGTTGGACCAAACTTCACTTGAGCTGCAG CTTAAAAATGGAAATATTGCTGCATTGAGCAAGGAAATAGAAGAGAGGATCCGTCAACTGAG GCAGATGAGGGGAGAAGAGCTCCATGGATTGAACATTGAAGAACTTCAACAGTTAGAGAATTTACTTGAAAGAAGCTTGAAACGAGTCTCGGAAACAAAG GGTGAAATACTTGCAAATGAAATCAATGCTCTCAAAAGCGAG GGAGCTCAATTGAAGGAAGAGAACGAGCGACTAAAGAAGCAA ATGATGAAAGAAAGAGGAGGGACGATGCATTTGTTTGAAGCAGGAGGACAGTCGTCAGATTCTATGATAACCAATACCAGTAGCTCAGTTGATCCTGCTCAAGACTTTGAAGATTCCTACACTTTACTCAGATTGGG GTTACCATTCTCAGATTGA
- the LOC110619640 gene encoding guanosine nucleotide diphosphate dissociation inhibitor At5g09550, translating to MDEEYDVIVLGTGLKECILSGLLSVDGLKVLHMDQNDYYGGESTSLNLNQLWKRFRGSDDKPPESLGLSKEYNVDMIPKFIIANGNLVRVLIHTDVTKYLNFKAVDGSFVYNKGKIYKVPANDVEALKSPLMGLFEKRRARKFFIYIQDYEENDPKSHEGLDLTKVTAREIISKYGLEDDTIDFIGHALALHLDDSYLDQPALDFVKRMKLYAESLARFQGGSPYIYPMYGLGELPQAFARLSAVYGGTYMLNKPECKVQFDADGKAFGVTSEGETAKCKKVVCDPSYLPDKVQKVGKVARAICIMSHPIPNTSDSHSVQLILPQKQLGRKSDMYLFCCSYSHNVAPRGKYIAFVSTEAETDNPQVELKPGIDLLGPVDEMFYDTHDRYVPTNNSQADHCFISTSYDATTHFETTVDDVIEMYSKITGKTLDLSVDLSSASASEN from the exons ATGGATGAAGAATATGATGTGATAGTTCTTGGTACTGGTCTCAAGGAATGCATTCTCAGTGGCCTTCTCTCTGTTGATGGACTCAAG GTGTTGCATATGGATCAAAATGATTACTATGGAGGAGAATCAACCTCTCTTAATCTTAATCAG CTTTGGAAGCGATTTAGGGGAAGTGATGACAAGCCTCCAGAAAGCTTGGGTCTAAGTAAGGAGTATAATGTTGATATGATACCCAAG TTCATCATTGCCAATGGAAATTTGGTTCGAGTTCTTATCCACACTGATGTTACCAAATATCTTAACTTCAAGGCTGTTGATGGTAGTTTTGTGTACAATAAAGGAAAG ATCTACAAAGTCCCAGCAAATGATGTTGAAGCATTAAAGTCACCCCTAATGGGACTATTTGAGAAGCGTCGAGCTCGAAAGTTCTTTATTTATATCCAAGACTATGAAGAAAATGATCCAAAATCTCATGAAGGGCTAGACTTGACAAAAGTTACAGCAAGAGAGATTATTTC AAAATATGGGCTAGAAGATGATACAATTGACTTTATTGGTCATGCATTGGCACTTCACCTAGATGATAGTTACTTGGATCAGCCAGCTCTGGACTTCGTGAAGAGAATGAAG CTTTATGCAGAGTCGTTAGCACGTTTTCAAGGAGGATCACCTTATATCTACCCTATGTATGGCCTTGGAGAACTGCCTCAG GCATTTGCACGCTTAAGTGCAGTATATGGTGGAACTTACATGTTAAACAAGCCAGAATGCAAG GTACAGTTTGATGCAGATGGGAAAGCCTTTGGTGTGACTTCTGAAGGTGAGACTGCTAAATGTAAGAAAGTTGTTTGTGATCCATCATATTTGCCTGACAAG GTTCAGAAGGTTGGAAAAGTTGCTCGCGCTATATGTATAATGAGCCATCCTATTCCGAACACTAGTGATTCTCACTCAGTCCAGCTTATTCTGCCACAAAAGCAACTTGGTCGTAAATCAGATAT GTACCTCTTCTGTTGTTCTTACTCCCACAATGTTGCTCCAAGGGGAAAATATATTGCTTTCGTTTCAACGGAAGCGGAGACTGACAATCCTCAGGTAGAATTGAAGCCAGGAATCGACTTGCTTGGTCCTGTAGATGAAATGTTCTATGATACTCATGATAGATATGTACCCACAAACAATTCTCAAGCCGATCACTGCTTCATATCTACA AGTTATGATGCAACTACCCATTTTGAGACCACAGTAGATGACGTGATTGAAATGTACAGTAAGATTACTGGAAAG ACTCTTGATCTTTCCGTGGACCTGAGTTCTGCAAGTGCTTCtgaaaattaa